The following coding sequences lie in one Lolium perenne isolate Kyuss_39 chromosome 2, Kyuss_2.0, whole genome shotgun sequence genomic window:
- the LOC127333026 gene encoding probable arabinosyltransferase ARAD1 produces the protein MWERGRPPRKPRPSPLILPASALVSPPPPRYVFPRSLFALAARIMPSRRPSPVLLLLLALALALLFLLLSPSGPSAARLSQSFASTSAVSAASAPPSPIKIYLYDLPSKFTYGVVRSYMSARAPPGSADVGATLADEELRYPGHQHSAEWWLFKDLRRRGPRDRPVARVDDPAEADLFYVPFFSSLSLVVNPIRPLAAANASGAEATVAPSLYSDESMQDELVEWLERQPYWRRHRGRDHVFICQDPNALYKVVDRISNAVLLISDFGRLRGDQASLVKDVILPYSHRINPFKGDVGVDARPALLFFMGNRYRKEGGKIRDTLFQVLENEGDVIIKHGAQSRVSRRMATQGMHSSKFCLHPAGDTPSACRLFDALVSLCVPVIVSDHIELPFEDVIDYSNISIFVDTSKAVQPGFLTSMLRRVSSERILEYQREIQRVKHYFEYEDPNGPVNEIWRQVSVKAPLIKLLINRNKRMVERGTNETDCSCICSIPSEISNSR, from the exons ATGTGGGAGCGCGGCAGGCCGCCCCGCAAGCCGCGACCGTCGCCTCTCATCTTGCCGGCATCGGCGCTGGTGTCGCCCCCTCCCCCTCGATACGTCTTCCCCAGATCCCTCTTCGCACTCGCCGCCCGCATCATGCCGTCGCGCCGCCCCTCccctgtcctcctcctcctcctcgcgctgGCGCTCGCCctactcttcctcctcctctccccctccggcccctccgccgcccgcctctcCCAATCCTTCGCTTCCACCTCCGCTGTCTCTGCCGCTTCTGCCCCTCCCTCCCCCATCAAGATCTACCTCTACGACCTGCCGTCCAAGTTCACCTACGGCGTCGTACGCAGCTACATGTCCGCGCGAGCTCCGCCGGGGTCCGCGGATGTGGGCGCGACGCTGGCAGACGAGGAGCTGCGGTATCCGGGACACCAGCACTCGGCGGAGTGGTGGCTCTTCAAGGACCTCCGCCGCCGCGGCCCGCGCGATCGCCCCGTGGCCCGCGTGGATGACCCGGCCGAGGCCGACCTCTTCTACGTGCCATTCTTCTCGTCCCTCAGCCTCGTCGTCAACCCCATCCGCCCTCTGGCAGCCGCCAATGCCTCCGGGGCGGAGGCCACGGTGGCGCCTTCCTTGTACAGCGACGAGTCCATGCAGGACGAGCTGGTGGAGTGGCTGGAGCGGCAGCCATACTGGCGGCGGCACCGAGGGAGGGATCACGTCTTCATCTGCCAGGATCCCAACGCGCTCTACAAGGTGGTGGACCGGATCAGCAATGCGGTGCTTCTCATCTCTGACTTTGGCAGGTTGCGTGGTGATCAGGCCTCGCTCGTCAAGGATGTCATCCTGCCTTACTCCCACCGCATCAACCCCTTCAAGGGTGATGTCGGTGTTGACGCTCGTCCAGCCTTGTTGTTCTTTATGGGCAACCGGTACCGAAAGGAG GGTGGGAAGATCCGGGATACACTGTTTCAAGTTCTTGAAAATGAGGGAGATGTAATCATAAAACATGGAGCCCAATCAAGGGTGAGTCGGCGTATGGCCACACAAGGAATGCACTCATCCAAATTTTGCCTGCACCCTGCTGGAGATACTCCCTCAGCATGCAGACTGTTTGATGCACTTGTCAGCTTGTGTGTTCCTGTTATTGTTAGTGATCACATTGAGTTACCATTTGAAGATGTAATAGACTACAGTAATATATCAATTTTTGTGGACACAAGCAAGGCTGTACAGCCTGGATTCTTAACTTCCATGCTTCGAAGAGTCAGTTCAGAGCGGATTCTGGAGTACCAGAGAGAAATACAAAGG GTAAAACATTACTTTGAGTATGAAGATCCGAATGGACCAGTGAATGAAATATGGCGCCAAGTTTCTGTGAAGGCACCTCTGATCAAGCTGTTGATTAATCGTAACAAACGCATGGTTGAAAGAGGCACTAACGAAACTGATTGCTCGTGCATCTGTTCAATTCCAAGTGAGATATCTAATTCTAGATAG